The Nicotiana sylvestris chromosome 6, ASM39365v2, whole genome shotgun sequence genomic sequence accttggccgcttctgacctccaacaagtagcatactcgcgaaaggtTTTGGTGGGTTTCTTtttaagattctggatgtagaaaacatctggtgcaaaCCTGAACCGGTCtatgaaatccgatgccatactCGCCCAATTGGACCagttcttgggatcttggctgatgtaccagaacaaagcatctccagtaagactcctcataaaatatttcatccggatctttttaTCTTTCCCGACctcgacaagcttgtcacaataggtcctcagatgaaccctgggatcacctataccatcaaacatttcaaacttgggaggttcgTATCCCTCTGGCAATTCTACATCTGACTGTAtacataggtcttcatagttcaaaccttctattcccttGCCTCCTTCGACAACCTGAACTCGACTCgccaacttcttgagttcttcagccatgttttgaatgagcaggtccttctcggaggattctaGTGTAaaggagattggttggatagagtgaggtacagtttccaCGTATACGGGATTGTTTTGGTGAATGCCCGGTGCCTGGGTGTAATGGTGGTCATTGGTAGAGTTTTGAGGGTCATGAATAGGTTGTGGTGTGTactggggagtgtgataagtggtggttggtgggtaatgaattggttgatggtggttcTATGGCGGAGTTTTTATTGgtaggggattgagattttggggtggggttgcatattgatgcggtgAAGGAGGGTTTTGcggatgttggtttggtgtgttttgaggaggtgttggaTTCTgagttttgttggttgatgtcggggacattcaagGTAAGTGATAAGTTTGCCAAGTTACAGAGTTGCTCAAGCTCTCCATGTAGCTCCAATATCTTTTTTCcaacctcaagactagatcatttggggccagagtactccgaccatctgaagtttctgcgttcccagcattctcctttcgaataccacttaaatcgtccattttttattttcattttactTTTGTATtgctcggaggaggaggaggtggagggcctctagatttgGTGTGATAAGccgatgatgccagtatgagcgaaccaaccttagggatgggaataagaaataaagaaaaataaaaaggtaacaagtcagcaaagattctgaaatgtttgcagtattaaAACACAATATTGTGGGAATATAAATTCATGtattaatttgggagcctcgttgagCCCGGGGTAGGcctaacaacaaataaatttggagaaatttagtgccaataattgcctcatttcattgatGTAAAAGTAAATGTACCAAAAcgaaactaaataagataagGTCACTAACAgctcttggccttattacatttggaaggaaagcaaataaatctaatctacttggtcccagaaggaccctctccagactggaTGCTTTTGTCGATCAATTCTCCCAACTCGCACATATTTAGCAGCAGAAATGCCCCTGCAagatgccctccttcatttccttcagcgttTTGGTAGTTAGTGaccctttttctcatcttcccttccaattccattaaactgtactccaggtattccagCCTCTCACTGGATTTAATGGCTCTTTCTTTCCATTCGTTAATCATCTCCATATCAGCCTTATGCAGTGCCATATGCTCGGCTTCAAACTCTCAAACTCTTTTCtgcagcttgttgtacttcacctctgcTTGAGTAACCtcgtctatgaccctatttcTTGGCCCAGCCCTCGGCTCAACGACCCTAGTTATGTTGTCCTCCATCCACGAAGGGTAAAGGTATGAGTGGCCTGCGTGATATCGGCTTGGCTCAATAGTATtcttctccacaataatctttAAGGTCCACATGTGTTgcgcttcattcttatatgggatggcgtcacCTTGGAAATTGGCTCTGAAGTGACACGTTTTGGCGACCCGTGGTATGATTTGTCTCCTTcctgcttgtctcataaccctgaaaGGAGTTTAAAGGTAAATGCCCCTCAACTCGATCAACACCAAGTGCGGaaaatccctggatctgatgatgaattcatcggTAGGTTACCACTCGAACATTTACTGGACTTGATCCTCagtcaaatttttgaaaagttgtacccatcccatagcgtcctctggctgagcaaATATGTCTGGAATGTAGTTAATTCTTTAggggtgatggaa encodes the following:
- the LOC138871150 gene encoding uncharacterized protein is translated as MAEELKKLASRVQVVEGGKGIEGLNYEDLCIQSDVELPEGYEPPKFEMFDGIGDPRVHLRTYCDKLVEVGKDKKIRMKYFMRSLTGDALFWYISQDPKNWSNWASMASDFIDRFRFAPDVFYIQNLKKKPTKTFREYATCWRSEAAKVRPYLDEEQMNKFFVRAQDLQYYERLMVIENHKFSDIIKLRERIEEDIKSGMTQSPIEVEITASVPFKVEVAPPAATAIPFEVEVATPFTVTVSTTPPFDSKAIP